The genomic stretch tgttcaaatgGATGACCGTCATAATATTGTATCACGGCAGAACAGCAAGTGTGAATGTTACAGTGAAACAATAatatacacacttagattttattgccgagaactcaacagctgataaattcagcgaaatgttctacaaattttcggcagaattctcaagaacttcggcaaatgaaatgtcaatacctgctggtttacggtaaatcgatatatttgctgaatgttcgtcgaaatatattactgacatttgttaaaaacttcgccgagctcgatcagctgttgggaaatttgccgagataaataAGTGTGTAGCAATAacttatccagctttttacgcaccataatatcgggtgctataatgcgtgttcgtaatatgcgaacctctctgttTACGTCAGTTTcgtgatttctggagttttggcAACAccaatgttgccagatttattgtttttcttgcGCAGTAcctacacgctgctttattttaactctaatttgattaggatctactcagtttggtattcttatgcaaaatgtcaaaaagtgagctATCGGGTACTGGAaaattgagtaacatttactcaaattttcataattaccatgtttactcagttttgagttattatccatgatgtttactcacccctgagtatatgtatatgtcaaaagttttcaacagcgatattatctgtttccgaagaacaattggtgtcgctttttattcgtttgctagcagtaagtatttgatctttcatcaaatcaataatttcctaatcaattacattacaaacaacatgtaacaatattccataacaatttcagctcaacatcattattgcagaggatttgaaaacataaaaaacatctcttcaaaatgaacaaccgcatgttgtgtgtcctgcgatgccgttttaagTCAGGCTTTCattcgtgataatgaacggaaacatttgtatcgatgtacagtgcctaatacatgcaatcgatacaatttaaatccttcgcagtgtttggtgacggatgatgacggattttctggtgtgcgtactgtacaaaaacatgagccacagttcacgggcaactgtgaaccggttggtcgccgcattatataaagacacgtgaatgatttaaaactgttataatgtttcgatgaaaaataaatctgttttgattgttctgaatttattttatttattgagtcagatttacaaaaaccagaaatcatcatatttccaaattttggcaaactgggtaacttgtactcaatttcgttaattcctggtttgcattatttgttactctaaagtgagttagatatgacccatttttgaaaaaagtggaggtaccctaatttgagtacttttacggttactcacttctgagtaagggcgtcatacgtcaaaaactgattagaatctactctgtttatgcaaaccaggaattaacgaaattgagtacaagttacccagtttgccaaaatttggaaatttgatgatttctggtttttgtaaatctgactcaataaataaaataaattcagaacaatcaaagcagatttatttttcatcggaacattataaaagttttaaatcattcacgtgtctttatataatgcggcgaccaaccggttcacagttgcccgtgaactgtggctcatgtttttgtacagtacgcacaccagaaaatccgtcatcatccgtcaccaaacactgcgaaggatttaaattgtatcgattgcatgtattaggcactgtacatcgatacaaatgtttccgttcattatcacgaatGAAAGCCTGActtaaaacggcatcgcaggacacacaacatgcggttgttcattttgaagagatgttttttatgttttcaaatcctctgcaataatgattttgagctgaaattgttatggaatattgttacatgttgtttgtaatgtaattgattaggaaattattgatttgatgaaagatcaaatacttcctgctagcaaacgaataaaaagcgacaccaattgttcttcggaaacagataatatcgctgttgaaaacttttgacatatacatatactcaggggtgagtaaacatcatggataataactcaaaactgagtaaacatggtaattatgaaaatttgagtaaatgttactcaattttccagtacccgataactcactttttgatattttgcataagaataccaaactgagtagatcctaatcaaattagagttaaaataaagcagcgtgtataATACAGTTGGAATTATTGCAAACAAATTTCTGGAATGGAAATATTTCATCAAAGCTACGCGTGCTGCCTTCTTGTCAGGCGTATTATTTCATAAAACACGAATCGGTGCTATCGATTGACATAAACAAAAACAGCTGATCCAACTCctttttcaacaaatttgttTGCCGCAACATGCGATTGCTAACCAGATAttgtgattttaaaatattaggAGGAAAACGTTCGTTTTTCGGCAGGAAGAAGTGAGTAACACAAGCAGTATCAAATCATAATTATACACTGCATTCAACAGGTACGATCTAGGAACATGCAACCTTGTCGAACCAGGGATAATTTCGCCGGAAAGAGCGGTTCCTGACCACATCGTTAaaccggattattactttggttACAAACCACCGGGCTCGGATGATGGACAGCCGGAAATAAAAACTGTGGACCAAATTCACGGCATGCGAGAAAGTTGCCGGCTAGCTGCAAATATACTGAAAAAGACTTGCGATATCACGAAGGTATTTATTCTTAGTATTGTATGTCCATTACTTGAGAAGATACATGTTTTAGGAAGGCCTAACTACCGATGAAATCGATGCTTATGTGCACAACGAAGTAATCAAAGCAAATGCCTATCCATCACCGTTACGATATATGGGATTTCCGAAGTCGGTTTGCACATCGGTTAACAATGTGGCATGCCACGGAATTCCAGATGATCGTAAACTCATGAACGGGGATATAATTAATATAGACATAACGGTTTACTATAAGGGATATCATGGAGATTGTTCTAGGACAGTTCTGATAGGCAACGTCGACGAACGAGGGTGCCATCTGGTGAGTTCTACGGAAGCAAGTCTCAACGAGGCTATTCGATGCTGTGGTCCAGGACAAGCTCTGTGCGTTATAGGAAGGACGATTTCGAGGTTCGCCAAGCGCAGAAAGTTAACTGTGATGCCGGCATTTTTGGGACACGGTATCGGAAGCTACTTCCACGGTCCACCTAATATATTTCATTTTAGTAAGCGATTTAGTGAGTTGTTTAGGAAAGATCTGTTATCTATTTTTGTTTCAGAAAATGACTACCCAGGTACAATGCTGCCCGGTATGACATACACCATCGAGCCAGTTTTGACGCTGGGTGACATAGAGGCAGAGGTACTTGAAGACGGCTGGACCGCTGTATCGGTTGACAACGCTAGGAGTGCCCAATTCGAACATACAATTCTGATTACCGAGGATGGTTGTGAAGTGCTCACTCTGCCGGATTAGTCAACCGAAAATATCGAAATGAATTCTATTGCTCATAATGTTCATAGTTCTAAGAATATTGTATTaactacaaaaaaaattcaagccttgtcgaaaacTCAAAGTagattatctcgaaaacttatttattcaaaagatTTTTTACGGTGAATAAGATATCCCAAAAAACTTTTCATCGTAATGGTAGTAATGAGGAATAACGCCTCataaattattgattcaaaatttagtcaaaaaataatttagtcTTTGACTACAGGAAAAAGACGcttctcttcgaagaaaaaaccTAGTTCAAAACGTTACCATGTGAGCTTACTAACTAACTATCGCTTATAGCGACATCAGCGGCATTACTGACTgctaaacaaaatttcaaaataatcgataTTTTTCTGAACGAAGAAATCATCAtcgagtggtacgtctgtttgtctgatttgactttttttttgagaaaacaaATTTTCCGATTTTTGAAAGTtgggttttttttacaaaaaatattttgtcataAAGTAAGGCGTAACTCTAGATGCAAAATAcagtaggggtcttcacatcgagctcgtaaacaaatacccagccgtaaaaatactcacctgcATTGACGAGTAGTGGAAGATACACTGGGTAtactgggtattcgtatacgagctcgatgtgaagacccctagtgTGTAAAATACAGGATCCAAGGATCGTGTGCAAGACGATTATTTAGAAAACACTAAGGCGACAATcattaattgggttgtttagctatatcagttttttatatcatctgaaagatttGCATTTTCTAcgcaaaatgtgattttcaaaaatttcctttcgttgtccttcaatttttaaatcacgaattaaatctgctcgaaatcgctccACGAAACTACGTAACGAAACTGTATTGTTGAGCTATGTTAGTTTTTATATAATTATCATTTTAAAAAGCTGCGTTTACTGAGAAAAACGTGATTTCTTAATTAATTCGTTCGCCTTTGAGTTTTgaatgaaggataaaaatcgTTCCAAATCGcttgaattgggttgtttagctactcacggattcctaatttttatatatcagctaaaagagttcAATTCTctgagcaaaatgtgatttattttaaattttatatcattgtccttcgatttttaaatgaagattaaaaatcgctctaaaccgctacaatgacagttggtatataggCGAAAtgccattgtagcgatttcgagcagttttaattcgtgattttaaaattgaaggacaacgaaAGAAAATTTTTGATAATCACATTTTGCGTAGAAAATGcaactctttcagatgatataaaaaaactgatatagctaaacaacccaattgggtCCTTAAGCAATACTAGTTTCTATATATCCTTTGAAAAGGCtgtgttttctgagcaaaacgtgattttaaaaaaagtttatcattttccttcgatttttaaaaaaagaataaaaactgCTAGAATTGTTTTAAATGACAGTTCACCAATATGTGGTATATACGAGGGAATGCCTTTTCCTATCCCTCGCTGTACATTCGACAGAGTATAACATCGAAGATACAAAAACATCAAAACTgatacgaaaacgtcaaacctgatacgAGAACGTCAATGTCGGTCGAATTGTTTCACTGTTTCGGTTGGGGCTCAGCCCTTGTGATTCTTAAGTAGACGCGGTAGACACAGTATATTCAGTTTTTATCCAAAAAAATGATGTAATCAAAGTAAAAAAAACTCTTCATGATTTATATATGagccttccgttcgaaaataaAAGGACCAGCAAGATTTTCGTTTATACGGcaaacaagcaataaaaaaaagaagagcAAAAACATTGGATTTGACTTTTCTATGTTGTACTCGATGTTATAACTCATAGCACATTCCCTCGGGTATAtaggagaactgtcatttaaggcatttcgagctgttttttattcttcactcaaaaatcgaagaacaacgataacatttattttttaaatcacgttttgctcagaaatatGCACTCCGCAGCAGATATATAGAAATCAGGAAATcatgtaaaactttaggaccaaattgagttgtttagctattcacggatttctgatttttaaatatcatctgaaagagtgtaattttccgagcaaaacgtgattttctaaaactgtatatcattatccttcgatttttaaatgaagaataaaaaattcgctctaagtcgctacaatgacagttggtacatgggcgaactgtcattgtagcgatatcgagcagatttcgagtaGTTTTAAATTGTGATTTAAATAGCAAAGGACaacgaaagaatttttttttaaatcacgttttacttcgAAAATGCAGATCTGCAGATggtgttgcttttacgtgcgttatgtcagcggttccgagcttcctgtcaaaatttcgttcatgaattgagttcagaaacgtctcgtaaaatggtctattacaGTTAGTacgtacactgtaaaaaatcgactCGCTACagccaagtggattccacttacttccgTGCTAAAAGATGAAACATTCCATATCTATGTGGAAAacacttgcgtttcagttcacagcacaaaatcaagtgtcttacactttGGTTTGCCATGTTATGCATatcaaaatcaatcattttactcaaatttTAACGCGTATCTACGTCAAGTGCCAAAACACGGTaaataccgtggattccaataaaaatcgatatggaTCGACATAATAGAATGATTAGGTTCGTTTATTGCAAGAggatggcagccctatctaaattctacacgtttgacagtaggcaacatatcggggctttattttaaaataaagcctcgaggcaggcgcccagcaaaagttccatatacttttcacttcagtcgggaagactcttcactcactcaacatagaaagagatagcatgttgccatCCCCCTGGTTTATTGACATTCATATGTAAAGAGCATTAGGGGTTAGtgtgcgatttattttcagtgtaggCGAACGTCATTCAAGCGATTTCGAAAGGttctaattgggttgtttagctattcacggattttcgatttttatatatcatctaaaAGAGTGttattttctaagcaaaacgtgatttttcaaaactttgtatcattatatcattatcattaaatgaagaataaaaattcgctctaaattgctacaatgacagttggtatatgggcgaactgtcattgtagcgatttcgagcagtttcaaatcgtgatttaaaaagcgaaggacaacgatagaaaaaaattttaaatcacgttttactttgaaaatgcagatctttcagatgatataaaaaacagatgtagctaaacaacccagttCTTGATTTAATAttcgaaggacaacgattaaatttttttgtaaatcacgttttgttcaaTAAATGCAGCTGTTgcaaataatatttaaaaacaaccaCAGGTAAAAAAAACTCAATACGTTTTGATTAATCCATTTTCAGTAGAACTTTTCTGCTAGAAGCTGCTCAAGCATTTTCCACATTCACCAGTATCACTTGCTACACTGGTAACCCTTACTGCAGCCCAAAGAAGCAGCTGTCATGTCGTTGGAAACGAACATAATTTTGTTTGCAATTTGTTGACGTTCGGTTGTTTGGCAAAAGTTGTTTATTATCGGTAATGGGAAAAGTTCGCTAGATGTataccaaataaaaaatagaaaagacagGCGCGCTTTCAAATTGCTTGTACAAAAATTGTTACTGAagtaaaaatgttcaaaaataccTTCCAGTCCGGGTTTCTATCGATTCTGTACAGTATCGGTAGCAAACCGCTCCAAATTTGGGATAAAAAAGTACGAAACGGACACATCAAGCGTATCACCGATCAGGATATTCAATCGTTGGTGCTGGAAATTATCGGAACCAATGTGAGCACAACGTATATCACTTGTCCAGCCGACCCGAAAAAGACATTGGGCATCAAACTACCATTCCTGGTGATGATTATAAAGAATCTGAAAAAATACTTTACTTTCGAAGTTCAGGTAAGCCGGCTTGTACATAACCTTGCGAAGATAGATCTCGTTTGTTAGGCAGAGCTAGTTAACTTTGCCTCGAATGACGGTAAAAATCGATTTTAAAAGGGATAGATTGTGCTTTCGTAGTACTGCGAATAACTCCGTGCATGGTTCCAGCACTTCCTGCTCGTTGCCAAAACAAACTCCCATATGTGGAATAATTTCATTAGAGCACATACACATGAAGTGGGAATGTGTAACTAAATTTTTTCCTATAAGTAACAATATTCTTATAACTAATGCatttattttaacaaaaatgATTAGAACCCCACTTATAGtagttgtagaaaatttttattttaaataatcaGTAACAATCGAATGAACAATGTTGCCTGCCTTATATTAGCGTGTCAGCGAAAATGTTGAACCCTGTTTAAAGTGTATTGACTTGTTTAGTGCGTTGCCGGGGAAAACGGCTTTACACACAGGGAATGGGAAAAGTTTCTATTTCCATGCTGCCCAACAAACAAATGCCCTGTTTTTGTCCGTTAATTTTAATTGGCAGTTTTCCTTGAGCTATATTTCGCTGCGGTCGCTGTCGTGTAtattaactgtttttttttcttttctaccGGATTGCTTATGTATCTACTTtctcggtttttttttgcaggtcCTAGACGACAAGAACGTCCGACGGCGTTTTAGGGCAAGCAACTATCAGTCAACTACCCGAGTAAAACCATTTATTTGCACGATGCCCATGCGGCTAGATGAGGGGTGGAACCAGATTCAATTTAATCTGTCCGACTTCACCCGTCGTGCTTATGGAACCAATTATGTGGAAACACTCCGTGTTCAAATACATGCCAACTGTAGGATACGAAGGGTATACTTTTCGGATCGCCTGTACTCTGAGGATGAACTGCCAGCAGAATTCAAATTGTTCCTACCCATTCAGAAGCCCCAATCGAAGGCAATTGCTCAGCAGGCTTGCTAACCATGCGTCGCTGTGTACACCTATTGTTTTATTTCGAACGAAACAATGGCAAACGTCGAGACTTTCACTGTGAAATATCCATTCTTAATATTTCAATCAACTCTCcaataaaatatgttcaatGCACGACCGTATTCCCAACAAATTTTATGATTAAGCAACCAGGATGAATGAAGTGTCCTTATTATCTAAAAAATAAACCGGAACAAAATTAGAAGTAAAAATACACTTCCAATATCATGACATCGATCAGGATTATTGTTCACGGAACGGTCTCATTCACGCTCTCGTTTTAAAATATAGAAAACCGCGCGCTCTTGTGAAAGAGATGTTATTGATTTTCCACGCACCCGTCATTGTGCAGGTTGGGAAAGTTAAGTCTTTATGGTAAAGTGTTTTTATACACATAAAAGAACTAATATTGTAACGATATAACGTCGACAATTTTAGCTGTAGCCTAATAAACGTTTCAACTTCATACCTAACTTAGAACACTGTCTGCAGGTTTTATTTTACTTAGCTGAAAATTGATGACATTATTCTTCCTGGTGCGACTGTTGTACATAGTAGATAATCAATCTTGCATGTCTGGcagattattcagtaatgccgGAAGAACAACGTGTCAACATATTACGTTTTAGTGGACTTTTAGGCAGCATATGATaaagtcgatcgagaccagttatggcaaataatgcactccggttttccggataaacgaTTTATTAAAACTATCTGGGATCTGTTACGTGTATGTAAAGGAGACACTCCCGAATTCCTTCGAAGCGCACAAAAGGTTGAGACAAGGAGAAGGACTAagattttcagcaaaggtagGCAACTCATAGGCATAGGCGCAGACAACCTCGACGTTATGAAGagaaactttgcgacggcgaagTCAATCTACGCTAAACTAAAAGTGGAGATTAGGTGAGCTGGACTAGAAAATAATGggtcgaaaaccaagtatatgacaGGGAAAGACTCGTTGTGATATCGTTCGGTAATACATTTTTAATAGTTAATAAAGTACCTGATTGTTTGTTATGTTACATACTAGGTGAGGCATCGTAACAAAGTGGCGACGAGGCTGTAAGTAAAACCGCACCGGTCGTTTTCCACTTTCTCGCGAAAACCGCTCGAAAAAGTTGCGTCGTAAATTACCCACGTGTTAAACATGGTGCTACCGCAACTTATACCCGCACAAGGGAGCAACCCTTCACGGAAACGATCATGCAGATCCTCTCCAATCAGCAGGCCCTGATGAGCCGGCTAGAGGAACAAATGCAAAGCATCCAGGATAACGTGCAAAACATCAATCAGAGCGAGCTAGTGCAGGATTCCTTAGCGAGCAACATTATCGAGTTCGCTTACGACCTGGTGAAAGGCTGCTTGTTTCATGCGTGGTTTGCCAGGTACAGGCTTCCAAACACGACGACGCACAGTGGCCGGAAGCCGGACAAAACTCAAGTtctaattattgatattttataattttttcaaagttctacttttttgaaaaaacgtgtttttcgaATATCAAGTTAATtggattaaatttgaattttcgagAGCACTTTAAGCGTTGTTAAGTCAtgttatttcaatgatttttttcgcTCAGAAAGCACATATTGGGGTTTACTTTAACTAGTAAATACTTACCTAA from Wyeomyia smithii strain HCP4-BCI-WySm-NY-G18 chromosome 3, ASM2978416v1, whole genome shotgun sequence encodes the following:
- the LOC129729531 gene encoding cilia- and flagella-associated protein 20, with amino-acid sequence MFKNTFQSGFLSILYSIGSKPLQIWDKKVRNGHIKRITDQDIQSLVLEIIGTNVSTTYITCPADPKKTLGIKLPFLVMIIKNLKKYFTFEVQVLDDKNVRRRFRASNYQSTTRVKPFICTMPMRLDEGWNQIQFNLSDFTRRAYGTNYVETLRVQIHANCRIRRVYFSDRLYSEDELPAEFKLFLPIQKPQSKAIAQQAC
- the LOC129729855 gene encoding methionine aminopeptidase 1D, mitochondrial, producing MRLLTRYCDFKILGGKRSFFGRKKYDLGTCNLVEPGIISPERAVPDHIVKPDYYFGYKPPGSDDGQPEIKTVDQIHGMRESCRLAANILKKTCDITKEGLTTDEIDAYVHNEVIKANAYPSPLRYMGFPKSVCTSVNNVACHGIPDDRKLMNGDIINIDITVYYKGYHGDCSRTVLIGNVDERGCHLVSSTEASLNEAIRCCGPGQALCVIGRTISRFAKRRKLTVMPAFLGHGIGSYFHGPPNIFHFKNDYPGTMLPGMTYTIEPVLTLGDIEAEVLEDGWTAVSVDNARSAQFEHTILITEDGCEVLTLPD